One Setaria viridis chromosome 5, Setaria_viridis_v4.0, whole genome shotgun sequence genomic region harbors:
- the LOC117857260 gene encoding protein CURVATURE THYLAKOID 1C, chloroplastic has product MMACALAVVQPAAVLAPCGRRSLSGHLPRLPSPRLSGRIRSRSVVANVAQDSSESSGSVVRYVKSSLSTAEDIFALAGIGFATVAALWASVHLIEIIDKLPVLPLFFELIGILVAWLFIYNNLLFKAKRQEFLENIISTASRISGQ; this is encoded by the exons ATGATGGCTTGTGCCCTCGCCGTCGTCCAGCCTGCAGCGGTTCTTGCGCCATGCGGCAGGAGGAGCCTCTCCGGCCATCTCCCACGGCTGCCGTCTCCCAGACTTTCAG GTAGGATCAGGAGCCGCAGCGTCGTGGCGAACGTCGCGCAAGACAGTTCGGAATCGTCCGGGAGCGTTGTGAGATACGTCAAGAGTTCT TTGAGCACTGCTGAAGACATCTTTGCTCTAGCTGGAATAGGCTTTGCAACCGTAGCTGCATTATGGGCTTCAGTACATCTCATTGAG ATCATCGATAAGCTTCCGGTTCTTCCACTTTTCTTTGAATTAATCGGGATACTAGTTGCCTGG CTGTTCATCTACAACAATCTCCTCTTCAAGGCAAAGAG GCAAGAGTTTCTGGAGAACATCATAAGCACAGCATCTCGAATCTCGGGGCAGTAA